The Panicum virgatum strain AP13 chromosome 3N, P.virgatum_v5, whole genome shotgun sequence genome includes the window CCGTCGTGGAGCTCGACCACGTCGTCAACGGGAGCTACGGCGGCCGGGGCTCGCCCGTGCTCGCCGGCGTCCGCGTCGTCGTCCGCTCGCCCAACGACGAGGTGCGCGCGCAACGCAAAGTCTGATGGGCAGTTGGGCACTTAAGATGCAGGAGAGGACTGCTTGCTGCTCCTCTGCATCATTCTGATTGGGCTTCTTCAATTCTGCAGCTCAACTTCGGGGTGGACGAATCGTACAAGCTGTCCGTGCCTGCGACCGGGAACCCGCTGTACGCGCAGATCGAGGTCAGTGAGAAACTGAGAATGCAGTGCTCCAAATCTCCAATCTTCTCTCATTGCCTGAGCTAGCGACGATATGCAGTAGGAACTTGGCAGAGGATATTTTCAGGAGCTGAAAAATCTAGAGTCCGCAGATTTCTTCCCTATGTGAATGGATGCATGGACAAGAAAAGAAGTAGTGATTGCTATTTTCATGGGGAAACAGCAGACGACACAAGTGTTTGTGTCACACGCCGAGTTTGATCGAGACTGTATGTCTGTATCCGGATGGTGACACAGACATCGCACCCGCCTTAGAAATATGCAATGCCCGCTGTACAGATTGGTCGCTTGCTTTCCTTTCTCTGAAGAAGCCTAGCAGGGTTAAGAATAAGATGTATAGCCAAAAAAATGGGGGGAAAATAGCAGTGTGTGCTTCGACGATACCTGCTTTTAGCGTCTCCTCTGCTCTGCGGAAGCAGTTGCCATGTACCACCAAATCCACCAACACTACTGTCTCCACTGGCACAGAACGCTGGTCATTAACACAGAATTAGCCGGATTCCTCTGTTGTAGACGAGTCAGGCAACTAAAATCTATGAAGAACTATGTAATATCCATGCAACACCTCATGTGGTTGaaatacaaaataaaaataatttgcgTTAAACCGATTAGTTTCTTTTGTCTAATCAAaagtggagaaaaaaaagaaattcaaaATGGTGCATATCATTCTTATCTCCTGGTGCCACTTGCTGCAATAACTTATCCACCGTAAAAATTGTGACACATAGTTGATGCCATGTCATAATATTTTGCAGGCTCAAACAGTTTTCGGAGCACTTCACGCCTTGGAGGTAACTCAAATGAGACCTATGTACGAGTATAAACAGTCCACCCAATTATTACTTCCAAGATATCTAACTGTAATTTTTGTATTCTTGCAGACGTTTAGCCAATTATGCAAATTTGATTTCAATGCAAGGCTGATTGAACTTCATTCAGCTCCTTGGACTATCATGGACGTGCCGAGGTTTCATTACCGGGGGCTTCTTATTGGTATGCTAGTCTGACTTTTGCATCAATTCTGGTACTCAGAGTAACAAGCTTCGAAAATAAACTCATAGCAGCTGATTCCCGTCAAATCAATGTTGCTTCTATTGGTTCAAAGCAATGCACTTTATCTTTCTGCTCTTATATAAAGCATTAATTAATATATTCTGGAAACAGAACTGTTAGAACCTAAAGCCATGAATCACAGGACACATAAATAACTTGATCCAAGACACCTAATTGGTATGAGATAGAGCGCATAAGTAAGACCCTTGACGAAACACTCTGTGACACAGTAAAACTACACTGTTCTTGAATACAATCAGTAGAACtatcaaaaatacaaaaacaatTAACCATGTCATAATAAGTCTAAAAAATAGCAGAGTTCTCTCACCTCTTAAATTTATGCACACAAGCACATACATCATTTATTCATCACATTATAGGTTAATCCCTTGACAACCACCAAGAAGAACAATTATAAGATTGCTTAGCAGAAGCTTTACGCTTTCTATATTCAATAATCTTATATgcacaatgcacccaaacccaAGTTTTCTTCATGTGAAAAACTTGATCTAATAGCTCATCTATTATCAACAAATTGTTTGAAGAGAAGTGCCCATATTAACTTGTGCATTGTATTCTACAGATACTTCAAGGCACTATCTTCCTGTCCCAGTGATAAAAAGTGTAATTGATTCAATGACCTTCAGTAAACTGGTATGTTTGCCTTTCCACATGCAAAGCAAGTTCATTAATCCTTAATGCTACTGTTTCCTTTACTGAAAAGTTCTTAAACATAATTTTCTTAGACTAATTCTGGTTAAATGTGATCTGTGCAATCTTTCATCACACAGAACGTTCTTCATTGGCATATCGTGGATGAGCAATCATTTCCCCTTCAAATACCTTCATACCCAAAATTATGGAATGGTGCATACTCTTATTCAGAGAGATATACATTTGATGATGCTATCGACATTGTACAGTGAGTCCTGCTTTTTTCATTGTATGGGAACTATATCTCAGTAATCATTTGACGTCTAGACCTACACTTTTAAGTGATAAACAACAACATGGCAGCAAAACTTTGCAAAAACAACTTTACTTATGAAAAGGAAACTCAAAAGAACTCCAAATGTTATTCACCTTCTGCCTAGATTCAGCTGTAGAGATTAATTAGCTATGCTGCCGGATTTCGCCAAATTAAGATGACTTACCAGGAACTCACAGGTATGCTGAAAAACGAGGTGTGAATGTCTTGGCTGAGATTGATGTACCTGGCCATGCTCTCTCATGGTAAGATATTAATTTGTACAGCTATTCTTCTCTAAAAATGGATCACAATTTTCAAAGTTATATTGATACAAaatttaatatttatttttatgcACTGTAACTCACATTATATTATTAGTATGTACAAAGAACATTTTGTCTTACTAATGAAATAATATACATAGATTTAAGATTGAGAATACCAAAAGTTTGTTACAATTTGCCGCACTTCTCTTGTTTCAGGGGTGTCGGATATCCATCATTGTGGCCATCAGCTACATGTAAAGAACCGCTTGATGTCAGCAATGACTTCACATTCCAAGTGATTAACGGAATTCTATCAGGTCATGTACTGTCAAGGAATTATTCGAGATTTAGACCCCCAGTCAATACTGGAAATATCAACTAAAATACATCTTCGTGGCTTTGTCTCAAAAAATGAGCACTTTATACTAAAATTCAGCCGAAAAAAAGATACTTGAATGGCCATAATTGTCAATCATAGGAGAAAataacacaatggcctcatttAATACTAAATCAATGACATTAACTTTGGTTGTATTTTCAGATTTCGGCAAGATTTTTAAGTTCAAGTTTGTCCATTTAGGAGGAGATGAAGTAAACACAAGTAAGCTTTGCAGAACTCTGTACTCTTATAGCTAGTTTATGTACGCTAGAAGAATCTATTAATGCTGTATCATGATTTCAGGTTGCTGGACTACCACACCACGCATTAAATCATGGTATGTACTTATCTTATCCAGGAGAGAAAATTGGAAAATGCGTTAACTTGATAACCTTTCTGTTTGTTGTCATTGGTACAAACTGTCATGTTCAGCCATCCAATCTGACCAAAAGTTTCCTGGTTTGCAGGTTGATTCAGCATGGCATGAATGAATCTGATGCCTACAGATATTTTGTACTGAGAGCTCAAAAGATAGCCATATCACATGGTTATGACATTATTAACTGGTAGGGTGACTGGAGTTACTAGTTTTTttgcatatttgaattttccAGCTAGCTTTAACAAACAGTTTCTCATCCTTGTAGGGAAGAGACATTTAACAACTTTGGAGACAAGTTGGATCGTAAAACCGTGGTGCATAACTGGTATCTCCTTGCATCCTATTGGCTGGCACTTGATAAATACTGTATTGACTAGCATCCTTGTTGGAAAATAGCAGCTAGCTTGCCTTGCACCCCTGGCCAAATTGCACCAACAAATCTATTAGTGAAAAACAATCATAATTCTTAATTAAAAAAACTTCAGTAACTTATATCGGCAATTCTGAATAGAGGACTATGGAAGTTTTTACATCCCTAAATAATAGGATAACAGGGACCTATATAGTGCAATCACATACTGAAGTAACAATTTATCCCATCTGCTTAACTGCTAGTTTTTCCTCATAAATTGGCAGGCTTGGAAGTGGAGTTGCACAGAAAGTGGTTACTGCTGGTCTGAGATGCATTGTAAGCAACCAGGATAAGTGGTACCTAGATCACCTGGATGCTACATGGGAAGGATTTTACATGAATGAACCATTGACAAATATCTACAACCCGGAACAGCAGAGATTGGTTCTTGGTGGTGAGGTATGCATGTGGGGTGAACACATAGATGCATCAGACATTCAGCAAACCATTTGGCCACGtgctgcagcagctgcaggTATGATTAGCTAAATATGTTTTCATCTTCTAATTGTACCTACACTACGAGTTTAGCAGATTGATTCTTATAAAATAGCAAAGGTAGTGGACTATCAGTTATGAGGTACATACGACTACAAAAGGATTAGTATACAATGAAGCATCTCATATCTGCATCACACTTGCATTGTATGAAAGGCATAATCACTTTATCAGTTTTCTAAACTCACTCATAATTACAAACTCATTAACACGTATAGTTTTGATTTGAGTTCTCACACAAAATACTAAGTAGCTTAAATTTGTATAACCTGTTGTTTCTGCAACAAGCCGCATTTACTCACCAAATCACTTATTAATTTGAAGAGCGGCTGTGGACTCCCATTGAGAAGCTTGCAAAGGACCCGGGATCAGTCGCTGCAAGATTGGCACGCTTCAGGTGCTTGCTCAATCAAAGAGGGGTTGCTGCTGCACCGCTAGCTGGTTATGGTCGTTCAGCGCCGTCGGAACCAGGCTCCTGTCTAAGGCAGTAGATATTCATATTAGGTACATATTATTCATAGAggaggaaaataaacatcatttCAGGCATCCAATTTACCACCCCGAGCGATTAAGAGGAGCTCGGATCAATGTAAGGCTGACCAACagggttttctaatggcattcCGTATCTGATGTTGTGCATTCATTTGGAGATATCTTCTCCTTTTTTACTCTCAATGAGTCAATGTGCGATCATAAATAGCAAGATTTGGTTTCATATATCAACGGAGGACATAAGGCATAGTGGAAGGACTAAATGCATCCACTATGCGTCTATGCCTACCCCCAAACCTTTCTCAGGAATAAAATTGTTGCATCCATAAGGCAAAGTGGAAGGACTTCCTTTACAAAGCATTTCTGACAAAGCACCAGATCGCACCTCCAATACCTTTTAGGAATAAAATTGTTTGTTTCGAGTGGTTAAACTTTCTGAGGAATAAAATTGTTTGTTTccaggggctaaactttagctcccgtcacataaaaaaaatcttggagtatcaaataaaatctggTTGTAAagctttttgcatagatgggtgctaattcacgagacgaatttaatatgcctaattaattcatgatttactacagtgatgatacagtaaccatcctctaattatggattaatatacctcattagattcgtctcgcagtttagctccGAGATTCTACAATTagtttgtaattagacttcatttaacacttctaaatactaagattGTTTTTGATGTGATATGGTTTAAAGTTGGCAACATCCAAAAGCTGAGACTGAATTTGCCACTGAAATCAAATCGTACGTATCCGGCTGAGACTGAGCCGCCAGGGGTTGGATCGCTCGTCCTCAGCCTTCAACCCTGCTCTGCTCCGTACACTGAACGGTGTATATGCGTAGGAGAAAGCGTAGTACCTCGTTGTCCGTCTCCGCTTCATATGAGAACCACTTCGCGCCGCGGGGCAACAGCATGGTTCGACGACGCTCGTGGAGCCCGTGACGGCGGTGCGTGCGTGGTTGTCGGAGCCCGTGACGGCGGaggcgcgaggcggaggcgggagcTCCAGCCCCCGTGGCCCGCGCTGTCGTGCTGcttccggccggcggcggcggcggcgcaaaagccCATTGAACTCGTGGATTCTGGGCCGA containing:
- the LOC120665462 gene encoding beta-hexosaminidase 3-like — translated: MAPAARLLLALLAAAAAAVGPCAGAGAGAGRVDLWPMPASVARGAQTLLVSRDLKLSTPGSNYSDGRGILREAFQRMLAVVELDHVVNGSYGGRGSPVLAGVRVVVRSPNDELNFGVDESYKLSVPATGNPLYAQIEAQTVFGALHALETFSQLCKFDFNARLIELHSAPWTIMDVPRFHYRGLLIDTSRHYLPVPVIKSVIDSMTFSKLNVLHWHIVDEQSFPLQIPSYPKLWNGAYSYSERYTFDDAIDIVQYAEKRGVNVLAEIDVPGHALSWGVGYPSLWPSATCKEPLDVSNDFTFQVINGILSDFGKIFKFKFVHLGGDEVNTSCWTTTPRIKSWLIQHGMNESDAYRYFVLRAQKIAISHGYDIINWEETFNNFGDKLDRKTVVHNWLGSGVAQKVVTAGLRCIVSNQDKWYLDHLDATWEGFYMNEPLTNIYNPEQQRLVLGGEVCMWGEHIDASDIQQTIWPRAAAAAERLWTPIEKLAKDPGSVAARLARFRCLLNQRGVAAAPLAGYGRSAPSEPGSCLRQ